In Populus trichocarpa isolate Nisqually-1 chromosome 7, P.trichocarpa_v4.1, whole genome shotgun sequence, the following proteins share a genomic window:
- the LOC7480164 gene encoding protein CHAPERONE-LIKE PROTEIN OF POR1, chloroplastic isoform X2: MFVSGLTGNPCCLRIPLHGPRTPSRRDSAFLNAEKPIDNVKLLGPKRSYLAGSVQRCNVKETYLVKCAMDASYGGDMSNDRSVVFPRIHVRDPYKRLGISREASEDEIQAARKFLINQYGGHKPSVDAIESAHDKIIMQKFYDRKNPKIDFKKKAREMKQSRFMQFVISRFQTPSTNVIIKSAIAFLVLGALTFLFPTEEGPTLQGWIFYFRMAVGNLLDGICDSTVAIG; this comes from the exons ATGTTTGTGTCTGGACTCACCGGTAATCCATGCTGTCTACGGATACCATTACATGGCCCGAGGACTCCGTCTAGACGAGATTCAGCGTTTCTGAATGCTGAGAAACCTATAGACAATGTTAAATTGCTTGGTCCCAAAAG AAGTTATTTGGCTGGTTCTGTACAGAGATGTAATGTAAAGGAAACTTACTTGGTTAAATGTGCAATGGATGCTTCCTATGGTGGTGATATGAGCAATGATCGATCag TTGTTTTCCCAAGAATCCATGTAAGGGATCCATACAAACGACTTGGAATAAGCAGGGAGGCTTCTGAAGATGAAATTCAAGCTGCTAGGAAATTCCTTATTAATCAATATGGTGGGCACAAACCAAGTGTGGATGCGATTGAATCAGCTCATGACAAAATAATCATGCAGAAGTTTTATGATAGGAAGAACCCAAAAATAGACTTCAAGAAAAAAGCTAGGGAAATGAAGCAGTCTCGTTTTATGCAGTTTGTCATAAGCAGGTTCCAGACTCCATCAAcaaatgttattattaaatcaGCAATTGCATTTTTAGTACTGGGTGCTCTGACTTTTCTCTTTCCAACTGAAGAAGGTCCAACCCTTCAG GGTTGGATCTTTTATTTTCGCATGGCTGTTGGGAACCTTCTTGATGGTATCTGTGATTCCACCGTTGCCATTGGTTAA
- the LOC7480165 gene encoding B-box zinc finger protein 18 has protein sequence MRTLCDACESAAAIVFCAADEAALCLACDEKVHMCNKLASRHVRVGLANPSDVPRCDICENAPAFFYCETDGSSLCLQCDMTVHVGGKRTHGRYLLLRQRVEFPGDKPQPDDLHSQPMHPGETRKGQNQPPKATAEEKRQNRQVSPAPMSLSNSDGHDKVDKKMIDLNMKPQRTDHEQASNNQEL, from the exons ATGCGTACCCTTTGCGACGCCTGTGAGAGTGCTGCTGCTATTGTCTTCTGTGCTGCTGATGAGGCTGCACTTTGCCTTGCCTGCGATGAGAAG GTTCATATGTGCAACAAACTTGCTAGCAGGCATGTGCGAGTGGGTCTGGCAAATCCCAGTGACGTTCCACGCTGTGACATATGTGAAAATGCACCTG CTTTCTTTTATTGTGAGACAGATGGAAGTTCCCTTTGCTTGCAATGTGATATGACTGTTCATGTTGGAGGTAAAAGGACACATGGGAGATATCTTTTGTTGAGACAAAGAGTTGAG TTTCCAGGGGATAAACCTCAGCCTGATGACCTACATTCGCAACCTATGCATCCAGGGGAGACAAGGAAAGGACAGAATCAGCCACCAAAGGCAACAGCAGAAGAGAAGCGACAGAATCGCCAGGTTTCTCCAGCTCCAATGTCACTCTCTAATTCTGATGGACATGACAAAGTGGATAAAAAGATGATTGATTTGAATATGAAGCCTCAACGAACTGATCACGAACAAGCTTCTAATAATCAG GAACTGTGA
- the LOC7480164 gene encoding protein CHAPERONE-LIKE PROTEIN OF POR1, chloroplastic isoform X1: MFVSGLTGNPCCLRIPLHGPRTPSRRDSAFLNAEKPIDNVKLLGPKRSYLAGSVQRCNVKETYLVKCAMDASYGGDMSNDRSVVFPRIHVRDPYKRLGISREASEDEIQAARKFLINQYGGHKPSVDAIESAHDKIIMQKFYDRKNPKIDFKKKAREMKQSRFMQFVISRFQTPSTNVIIKSAIAFLVLGALTFLFPTEEGPTLQVAISLIATIYFLHDRLKSKLWAFLYGVGSFIFAWLLGTFLMVSVIPPLPLVKGPRSFEVITSLITYVLLWVSSTYLK, translated from the exons ATGTTTGTGTCTGGACTCACCGGTAATCCATGCTGTCTACGGATACCATTACATGGCCCGAGGACTCCGTCTAGACGAGATTCAGCGTTTCTGAATGCTGAGAAACCTATAGACAATGTTAAATTGCTTGGTCCCAAAAG AAGTTATTTGGCTGGTTCTGTACAGAGATGTAATGTAAAGGAAACTTACTTGGTTAAATGTGCAATGGATGCTTCCTATGGTGGTGATATGAGCAATGATCGATCag TTGTTTTCCCAAGAATCCATGTAAGGGATCCATACAAACGACTTGGAATAAGCAGGGAGGCTTCTGAAGATGAAATTCAAGCTGCTAGGAAATTCCTTATTAATCAATATGGTGGGCACAAACCAAGTGTGGATGCGATTGAATCAGCTCATGACAAAATAATCATGCAGAAGTTTTATGATAGGAAGAACCCAAAAATAGACTTCAAGAAAAAAGCTAGGGAAATGAAGCAGTCTCGTTTTATGCAGTTTGTCATAAGCAGGTTCCAGACTCCATCAAcaaatgttattattaaatcaGCAATTGCATTTTTAGTACTGGGTGCTCTGACTTTTCTCTTTCCAACTGAAGAAGGTCCAACCCTTCAGGTAGCCATTTCCTTGATCgctactatatattttttacatgatcGGCTGAAAAGCAAATTGTGGGCTTTTCTTTACGG GGTTGGATCTTTTATTTTCGCATGGCTGTTGGGAACCTTCTTGATGGTATCTGTGATTCCACCGTTGCCATTGGTTAAAGGACCAAGGAGTTTTGAAGTGATTACATCATTGATAACTTATGTGTTACTTTGGGTTTCATCTACTTACTTGAAGTAG
- the LOC7495529 gene encoding probable serine protease EDA2 yields MTTMKLVFISLLLLSTAPYASLALRTQVHSLSESSNSKNYLTTQELWFNQTLDHFSPFDHHKFPQRYYEFLDYFRISDGPIFLEICGESSCNGIVNDYISVLAKKFGAAVVSLEHRYYGRSLPFKSTTTENLRFLSSKQALFDLAVFRQYYQESLNLKLNRTSVENPWFVFGGSYAGALSAWFRLKFPHLTCGSLASSAVVLAIHNFTEFDQQIGESAGAECKATLQETTQLVEERLASNKQAVKALFDAAELEIDGDFLYFLADAAVIAFQYGNPDIVCSTLVKAKNNGDDLVEAYAKYVKEYYLGTFGSSVQTYNQKYLKDTSLNKHTGDRLWWFQVCTEVAYFQVAPSNDSIRSSKVDARYHLDLCKNVFGEGIYPEVDVTNIYYGGTNISGSKIVFANGSQDPWRHASKQTSSPDMPSFLISCHNCGHCTDIRGCPQTPLSLEGNARNCSSPEAVEKVRHQIIEKMDLWLSECRAGSWSSM; encoded by the exons ATGACGACGATGAAGCTAGTGTTTATTTCTTTGCTGCTCTTGTCAACAGCACCTTATGCCTCTCTCGCTCTTAGAACGCAGGTTCACAGCTTGTCTGAAAGCAGCAACAGCAAGAATTACTTGACCACTCAAGAACTCTGGTTCAATCAGACCCTTGATCACTTTTCTCCATTC GACCATCATAAGTTTCCGCAAAGATACTACGAGTTTCTTGACTACTTCAGGATTTCTGATGGTCCCATATTTTTGGAAATTTGTGGGGAGTCTTCTTGTAACGGGATAGTCAATGACTACATCAGT GTTTTGGCAAAGAAGTTTGGAGCAGCTGTGGTTTCACTTGAGCATCGTTACTATGGGAGAAGTTTGCCTTTTAAATCAACAACAACAGAGAATTTGAGATTTCTTTCGTCTAAACAGGCGCTATTCGACTTGGCTGTTTTCCGTCAGTATTATCAG GAATCATTAAACCTGAAGCTCAATAGAACAAGTGTTGAAAATCCTTGGTTTGTTTTTGGTGGTTCATATGCTGGAGCACTCAGTGCATGGTTTCGTCTTAAGTTTCCACATTTAACATGCGGGAGTCTTGCAAGTTCTGCAGTTGTTCTTGCTATTCACAACTTCACCGAATTTGATCAGCAG ATTGGTGAGTCAGCTGGTGCTGAATGTAAAGCTACACTGCAAGAAACTACTCAACTTGTCGAAGAAAGGCTTGCGTCAAATAAACAAGCAGTGAAGGCATTGTTTGATGCAGCTGAG CTGGAGATTGATGGTGACTTCCTGTATTTTCTGGCAGATGCAGCTGTTATAGCA TTTCAATACGGGAATCCGGATATAGTATGCTCCACTCTTGTTAAAGCAAAGAACAATGGAGATGATTTGGTG GAGGCATATGCAAAATATGTTAAAGAGTATTATCTTGGAACTTTTGGCTCCAGCGTTCAGACATATAATCAGAAGTATTTGAAAGACACTTCTCTTAATAAACATACTGGTGATCGATTGTGGTGGTTCCAAGTTTGCACTGAAGTAGCATATTTTCAAGTGGCACCCTCAAATGATAGTATTCGCTCTTCAAAAGTCGACGCAAG ATACCATTTGGACCTTTGCAAGAACGTCTTTGGAGAGGGTATCTATCCTGAAGTTGATGTAACGAATATATATTATGGAGGCACCAATATTTCAG gttcaaaaattgtttttgcaaaTGGGTCTCAAGATCCCTGGCGCCATGCGTCGAAACAGACCTCGTCCCCGGATA TGCCTTCCTTTTTAATCTCTTGTCACAACTGTGGTCATTGTACTGATATAAGAGGTTGTCCACAGACTCCTTTGAGCCTTGAAG GTAATGCTCGGAACTGCAGCTCCCCTGAAGCAGTTGAAAAGGTTAGGCATCAGATCATAGAAAAGATGGACTTGTGGCTCTCTGAGTGTCGTGCTGGTAGTTGGAGCTCCATGTGA
- the LOC7495527 gene encoding fructose-bisphosphate aldolase 1, chloroplastic: MASASLLKISPVLDKSEWVKGQTIRQPSVSLVRCHSVAPSALSVRAGSYADELVKTAKTVASPGRGILAMDESNATCGKRLASIGLENTEANRQAYRTLLVTVPGLGECISGAILFEETLYQSTTDGRKIVDVLVEQNIVPGIKVDKGLVPLAGSNDESWCQGLDGLASRSAAYYQQGARFAKWRTVVSIPNGPSALAVKEAAWGLARYAAISQDNGLVPIVEPEILLDGEHGIDRNFEVAQKVWAEVFFYLAENNVMFEGILLKPSMVTPGAECKDRATPEQVAEYTLKLLQRRVPPAVPGIMFLSGGQSEVEATLNLNAMNQAPNPWHVSFSYARALQNTCLKTWGGRPENVKAAQDALLVRAKANSIAQLGKYTGEGESDEAKKGMYVKNYSY, from the exons ATGGCCTCCGCTTCTCTCCTCAAGATTTCCCCAGTTCTAGACAAGTCAGAATGGGTCAAGGGTCAGACCATTCGCCAACCTTCAGTCTCTTTGGTTAGATGCCACTCAGTTGCACCCTCTGCACTCTCAGTTCGTGCTGGCTCATATGCTGATGAGCTTGTCAAGACTGCG AAAACTGTTGCATCTCCTGGCCGTGGAATATTGGCCATGGATGAGTCTAATGCCACTTGCGGAAAGCGTCTAGCCTCAATCGGTCTTGAGAACACTGAGGCTAATCGCCAGGCATATAGGACACTGCTTGTTACTGTTCCTGGCCTTGGCGAGTGCATTTCAGGTGCTATTCTCTTTGAGGAGACTCTCTACCAATCAACCACTGATGGCAGGAAAATAGTTGATGTGCTTGTTGAGCAAAATATTGTTCCTGGTATCAAGGTTGACAAG GGTTTGGTTCCTTTAGCTGGCTCTAACGACGAGTCATGGTGCCAAGGTCTTGATGGCCTTGCCTCTCGATCTGCTGCTTACTACCAACAAGGTGCTCGTTTTGCCAAATG GCGCACTGTGGTGAGCATTCCCAATGGTCCATCCGCGCTTGCCGTGAAGGAAGCTGCCTGGGGGCTAGCTCGCTATGCTGCCATTTCTCAG GACAATGGGTTGGTCCCCATTGTGGAACCTGAGATTTTGCTTGATGGTGAACATGGGATTGACAGAAATTTCGAAGTGGCTCAGAAAGTTTGGGCTGAGGTGTTCTTCTACCTTGCCGAGAACAATGTCATGTTCGAAGGTATCCTCCTCAAACCCAGCATGGTCACTCCTGGTGCAGAGTGCAAGGACAGGGCCACACCAGAGCAGGTTGCTGAATACACTCTCAAGCTTCTCCAACGAAGAGTCCCACCAGCTGTTCCTGGAATCATG TTTTTGTCCGGTGGGCAATCTGAAGTGGAGGCTACCTTGAACTTGAATGCAATGAACCAAGCTCCCAACCCATGGCATGTATCATTCTCATATGCAAGAGCTCTTCAAAACACTTGCCTCAAGACATGGGGAGGCAGACCGGAGAATGTGAAGGCAGCTCAAGATGCTCTGCTTGTTAGAGCAAAGGCCAACTCTATTGCTCAGCTTGGCAAATACACAGGCGAAGGAGAGTCTGATGAAGCCAAGAAAGGAATGTATGTCAAAAACTATTCCTATTAA
- the LOC7480166 gene encoding glyoxylase I 4, with translation MTIEIEEASSHEALPLLSLNHVSLLCRSVWASARFYEHVLGFVHIKRPSSFNFNGAWLYNYGIGIHLIENPSIDEFDSIVEPRPINPKDNHMSFQCTDVGLVKRKLQEMGMRYVTAVVEEDGIKVDQVFFHDPDGYMVEICNCDNIPILPLSSCPFKPRTGSFKKATPINCGFMENVMMESLSMDMMNISF, from the exons ATGACAATTGAGATTGAGGAAGCAAGCAGCCACGAGGCACTTCCCCTCCTCTCACTGAATCATGTATCATTGTTGTGCAGATCAGTGTGGGCTTCAGCAAGGTTTTATGAGCATGTTTTGGGCTTTGTTCACATCAAACGCCcctcttctttcaatttcaacGGAGCTTG GTTGTACAATTATGGCATTGGCATACATTTGATTGAGAACCCATCAATTGATGAGTTTGACAGCATCGTCGAACCGCGTCCGATTAATCCCAAGGATAATCATATGTCCTTCCAA tGTACTGATGTTGGCCTTGTTAAGAGGAAGCTGCAAGAAATGGGAATGAGGTATGTGACAGCAGTGGTGGAAGAAGATGGGATCAAGGTGGATCAGGTGTTCTTTCATGACCCAGATGGGTACATGGTTGAAATCTGCAACTGTGACAACATCCCAATCCTTCCTCTGTCATCCTGCCCATTCAAGCCAAGAACGGGAAGTTTCAAGAAAGCAACACCAATTAACTGTGGATTCATGGAGAATGTGATGATGGAGAGCTTGAGCATGGATATGATGAACATCTCATTTTGA
- the LOC7495526 gene encoding probable pectinesterase 53 yields MVLKLLLLMVLFVNANSLSMPETLNGFLVPEEDYFKWLKHMGSFKHSLFQKAKNKFKPCLTIEVSKKPRSGAFPTVQKAINSLPVINNCRVVISISAGTYREKVEIPATMAYITLRGAGADRTIIEWDDTADRMENGRPLGTFGSATFAVNSPYFIAKDITFKNKAPLPPSGALGKQAVALRISADTAAFISCKFIGAQDTLYDHIGRHYFKKCYIEGSVDFIFGNGLSLYEDCHLHAVTTSFGALTAQKRQSFLEETGFSFVSCKVTGSGALFLGRAWGNFSRVVFAYTFMDKIITPRGWYDWGDKSRQMTVFFGQYKCSGPGADFGGRVAWSRELTDQQAKPFISIGFIDGHEWLLNS; encoded by the exons ATGGTGTTGAAGCTACTGTTGTTGATGGTATTGTTTGTAAATGCAAATTCTTTGTCGATGCCAGAAACGCTCAATGGGTTCTTGGTGCCTGAAGAGGATTACTTCAAATGGTTAAAACACATGGGTTCTTTCAAGCATTCTCTCTTTCAGAAAGCAAAGAACAAGTTCAAGCCTTGTTTAACCATAGAGGTAAGCAAGAAACCAAGGTCTGGAGCATTTCCTACAGTGCAAAAGGCCATCAATTCATTACCAGTTATTAATAACTGCAGAGTTGTCATCTCCATTAGTGCAGGGACTTACAG GGAGAAGGTTGAGATTCCAGCTACCATGGCTTATATTACCCTGCGAGGTGCTGGTGCCGACAGGACCATCATTGAGTGGGATGACACAGCCGACCGAATGGAGAATGGACGGCCATTGGGTACCTTTGGTTCTGCAACATTTGCTGTCAATTCCCCCTACTTCATTGCAAAAGACATCACCTTCAAG AACAAGGCACCTTTGCCACCATCAGGAGCTCTAGGAAAGCAAGCAGTGGCGCTGCGAATATCAGCAGACACAGCAGCCTTTATAAGTTGCAAGTTCATTGGAGCACAAGACACCCTGTATGATCACATTGGGAGGCACTACTTCAAGAAATGCTACATTGAAGGTTCCGTGGATTTCATATTCGGAAATGGGCTCTCTCTCTATGAGGATTGCCATTTGCATGCTGTAACAACTAGCTTTGGAGCCTTGACTGCGCAGAAGAGGCAGAGCTTCCTTGAGGAAACAGGCTTCTCCTTTGTCAGCTGCAAGGTCACCGGTTCAGGTGCCCTCTTCTTGGGCAGAGCATGGGGCAATTTCTCCAGGGTGGTCTTTGCTTACACTTTCATGGACAAGATCATCACCCCTAGAGGATGGTATGACTGGGGGGACAAGAGCAGACAGAT GACTGTGTTTTTTGGCCAGTACAAGTGCTCAGGACCAGGAGCTGATTTTGGAGGAAGAGTCGCATGGTCCAGGGAGCTAACTGATCAACAGGCCAAGCCATTCATTTCAATTGGCTTCATCGACGGCCATGAATGGCTTCTTAATTCATAA
- the LOC18101230 gene encoding probable serine protease EDA2 isoform X1 yields the protein MEMMKLALMSTFLFFLLFSTASHAYLAPRTLLYSFSKSSTNSNRSLTTKELWFNQTLDHYSPFDHHKFQQRYYEFLDYFRVPDGPIFLKICGESSCDGIANDYIGVLAKKFGAAVVSLEHRYYGKSSPFKSTTTENLRYLSSKQALFDLAVFRQYYQESLNLKLNRTGVENPWFVFGVSYSGALSAWFRLKFPHLTCGSLASSAVVLAVYNYTEFDQQIGESAGAECKAALQETTQLVEERLASNKKAVKTLFDAAELEIDGDFLYFLADAAATAFQYGNPDKLCPPLVQAKKDGEDLVEAYAKYVKEDYVGSFGVSVQTYDQRHLKDTTLNENSGDRLWWFQVCTEVAYFQVAPANDSIRSSQVDTRYHLDLCKKVFGEGIYPEVDKTNIYYGGTNMAGSKIVFTNGSQDPWRHASKQISSPDMPSFVMSCHNCGHGTDMRGCPQSPFNIEGNARNCGSPDAVEKVRHQIIEKMDLWLSECHASGRSSM from the exons atggAAATGATGAAACTGGCTTTGATGTCCACGTTTCTCTTTTTCCTGCTTTTCTCAACAGCATCTCATGCCTATCTCGCACCTCGTACGTTGCTTTACAGCTTCTCTAAAAGCAGCACCAACAGCAACCGCTCCTTGACCACTAAAGAACTCTGGTTTAATCAGACGCTTGATCACTACTCTCCATTT GATCACCATAAGTTTCAACAACGGTATTATGAGTTTCTTGACTACTTCAGAGTGCCTGATGGACCCatctttttgaaaatttgtgggGAATCTTCATGCGATGGGATAGCCAATGACTATATCGGC GTTTTGGCGAAGAAGTTTGGAGCAGCTGTGGTCTCACTTGAGCATCGTTACTATGGAAAAAGTTCACCCTTCAAATCAACAACAACAGAGAATTTGAGATATCTTTCATCTAAACAGGCACTCTTTGACTTGGCTGTTTTTCGTCAGTATTATCAG GAATCCCTAAACCTGAAGCTCAATAGAACAGGCGTTGAAAATCCTTggtttgtttttggtgtttCATACTCTGGAGCTCTTAGTGCATGGTTTCGTCTTAAGTTTCCACATTTAACATGTGGGAGTCTTGCAAGTTCTGCTGTTGTTCTTGCTGTTTATAACTACACTGAATTTGATCAGCAG ATTGGTGAGTCTGCCGGGGCTGAATGTAAAGCTGCACTACAAGAAACTACTCAACTTGTAGAAGAAAGGCTTGCATCTAATAAAAAAGCAGTGAAGACCTTGTTTGATGCAGCTGAG CTTGAGATTGATGGTGACTTCCTGTATTTTCTGGCAGATGCAGCTGCTACAGCG TTTCAATACGGAAATCCGGATAAACTATGTCCCCCACTTGTTCAAGCAAAGAAGGATGGAGAAGATCTGGTG GAGGCATATGCAAAATATGTTAAAGAAGATTACGTTGGAAGTTTTGGTGTCAGCGTTCAAACATATGATCAAAGGCATTTGAAAGACACTACTCTTAATGAGAATTCTGGTGATCGGTTGTGGTGGTTCCAAGTATGTACAGAAGTAGCATATTTTCAAGTTGCACCTGCAAATGATAGTATTCGCTCCTCACAAGTTGACACAag ATATCATTTAGATCTTTGTAAGAAGGTCTTTGGAGAAGGCATCTATCCTGAGGTTGacaaaactaatatatattatggggGCACAAATATGGCAG GTTCAAAGATCGTTTTTACAAATGGGTCTCAAGATCCCTGGCGCCATGCATCAAAGCAGATTTCATCTCCAGATA TGCCCTCCTTTGTGATGTCTTGTCATAATTGTGGTCATGGAACTGATATGCGAGGATGTCCACAATCTCCCTTCAACATTGAAG GTAATGCTCGGAATTGTGGTTCCCCTGATGCAGTTGAAAAAGTAAGGCATCAGATCATAGAAAAGATGGACTTGTGGCTCTCTGAGTGCCATGCTAGCGGTAGGAGTTCCATGTGA
- the LOC18101230 gene encoding probable serine protease EDA2 isoform X2 encodes MEMMKLALMSTFLFFLLFSTASHAYLAPRTLLYSFSKSSTNSNRSLTTKELWFNQTLDHYSPFDHHKFQQRYYEFLDYFRVPDGPIFLKICGESSCDGIANDYIGVLAKKFGAAVVSLEHRYYGKSSPFKSTTTENLRYLSSKQALFDLAVFRQYYQESLNLKLNRTGVENPWFVFGVSYSGALSAWFRLKFPHLTCGSLASSAVVLAVYNYTEFDQQIGESAGAECKAALQETTQLVEERLASNKKAVKTLFDAAELEIDGDFLYFLADAAATAFQYGNPDKLCPPLVQAKKDGEDLVEAYAKYVKEDYVGSFGVSVQTYDQRHLKDTTLNENSGDRLWWFQVCTEVAYFQVAPANDSIRSSQVDTRYHLDLCKKVFGEGIYPEVDKTNIYYGGTNMAGSKIVFTNGSQDPWRHASKQISSPDMPSFVMSCHNCGHGTDMRGCPQSPFNIEGNARNCGSPDAVEKVRHQIIEKMDLWLSECHASDV; translated from the exons atggAAATGATGAAACTGGCTTTGATGTCCACGTTTCTCTTTTTCCTGCTTTTCTCAACAGCATCTCATGCCTATCTCGCACCTCGTACGTTGCTTTACAGCTTCTCTAAAAGCAGCACCAACAGCAACCGCTCCTTGACCACTAAAGAACTCTGGTTTAATCAGACGCTTGATCACTACTCTCCATTT GATCACCATAAGTTTCAACAACGGTATTATGAGTTTCTTGACTACTTCAGAGTGCCTGATGGACCCatctttttgaaaatttgtgggGAATCTTCATGCGATGGGATAGCCAATGACTATATCGGC GTTTTGGCGAAGAAGTTTGGAGCAGCTGTGGTCTCACTTGAGCATCGTTACTATGGAAAAAGTTCACCCTTCAAATCAACAACAACAGAGAATTTGAGATATCTTTCATCTAAACAGGCACTCTTTGACTTGGCTGTTTTTCGTCAGTATTATCAG GAATCCCTAAACCTGAAGCTCAATAGAACAGGCGTTGAAAATCCTTggtttgtttttggtgtttCATACTCTGGAGCTCTTAGTGCATGGTTTCGTCTTAAGTTTCCACATTTAACATGTGGGAGTCTTGCAAGTTCTGCTGTTGTTCTTGCTGTTTATAACTACACTGAATTTGATCAGCAG ATTGGTGAGTCTGCCGGGGCTGAATGTAAAGCTGCACTACAAGAAACTACTCAACTTGTAGAAGAAAGGCTTGCATCTAATAAAAAAGCAGTGAAGACCTTGTTTGATGCAGCTGAG CTTGAGATTGATGGTGACTTCCTGTATTTTCTGGCAGATGCAGCTGCTACAGCG TTTCAATACGGAAATCCGGATAAACTATGTCCCCCACTTGTTCAAGCAAAGAAGGATGGAGAAGATCTGGTG GAGGCATATGCAAAATATGTTAAAGAAGATTACGTTGGAAGTTTTGGTGTCAGCGTTCAAACATATGATCAAAGGCATTTGAAAGACACTACTCTTAATGAGAATTCTGGTGATCGGTTGTGGTGGTTCCAAGTATGTACAGAAGTAGCATATTTTCAAGTTGCACCTGCAAATGATAGTATTCGCTCCTCACAAGTTGACACAag ATATCATTTAGATCTTTGTAAGAAGGTCTTTGGAGAAGGCATCTATCCTGAGGTTGacaaaactaatatatattatggggGCACAAATATGGCAG GTTCAAAGATCGTTTTTACAAATGGGTCTCAAGATCCCTGGCGCCATGCATCAAAGCAGATTTCATCTCCAGATA TGCCCTCCTTTGTGATGTCTTGTCATAATTGTGGTCATGGAACTGATATGCGAGGATGTCCACAATCTCCCTTCAACATTGAAG GTAATGCTCGGAATTGTGGTTCCCCTGATGCAGTTGAAAAAGTAAGGCATCAGATCATAGAAAAGATGGACTTGTGGCTCTCTGAGTGCCATGCTAGCG ATGTTTAG